The stretch of DNA TCAGGAAGCTCAATTTCTCTTCCCACAGACATTCATCCGATGTACACGAATAACCTGCAGTATGTGATGATCCAGCGAAAAGCCGTCTACACGGACCTCCTGCGAGCCCTGAAGATTATGAAGCTTATAGATGAGGCCAAAATGCCCAAATCCCGCATATTGTACGCCATGTGGCTGCTGGAGACCAAAAGACTGCCCCTGGGATGCAACATCTCAACATCTGAACACAATTTCATCGCAATTTCCGAGACGTTGCTGCAGCTATTCGACAACGAAGTGGAGATCTACTGGATGGCAAAGAAAATCTACCAGATCACCGAAGATATTGAGAAGGATCTTCCCAAATTGACCACACTCACTAATTCCCTACTCGAGAAGAATAATCAGGATCTCTACAGGCACATGGAAACGAATAATTTGCTGCAGAAACTCCCCCTTAATCGATGGTATGTGACTTGCTTTGCGGGAGTTCTCAATGAATCAGCACTTGCCAGAGTTTGGGATAAAATAATTGGTGGATCATACCAGATCCTTGCATTTGTCCTCTTTAAGATGCTCAGTAAAGTCGATAGGTGCATCTTCAAGTGCAAGGATATTGATGCTCTGCTGGAATGTATCGATAAACTCAATGTGAGGCTTTTGATCCCATTTTCTAAGAGTtttcaaaaagagaaaaattaatggaaatccTTTAAATTCCAGGCAAAGAATGAAAAGGAACTCTCAGATGTTATCGTGTCCAAGTCCATTGAGATGTGGCAATCATCggaatttttctataaatcttcataaaaaaaaatgttaaaaattaagaaaaataaaactaacgattttcttttaaatgtccGGAAACTTTTAGTgttacataacctcaatttctTGTGAGATTCCTTTTCTTGGTTTTCCTAAAATCTTCCAAAAATACTTGTAAAAGATGCTCAAATCCTCAGCAAAGCACCTGCCCCTGATGGCATTCCTTCCGATGATCTTTGAGAAGCATGACGATGTATCAAAGGACATCAAAACAGCCCGAGATTATGATTCAAGACTCGTGAGTGAAGAGACCGGGAAGGAGCGCCTGAAGAAGATGTTTACGATAAAGTAAGAATCCTACAAATACCCTGACATGATGAACTAAATCCTGATTTATTGTAGTTCCGAGGATGGAGTCTCTCCGGAGTTGACATCAATGAATCAAGCGGGATTAATAGGAATGTTCGTGGGTGCATGCTATGGGGGCTTCCTGCACTCCCGCAAAGCCTATGTGGATTTCATGGAAAGGAATCTTGCCACCAGCTTCGCATCTCACCTCGATGCAAAGAAGAAACTCCAGCATGCCGTCACAATGAGCTTTGGAAAGGGAGCCTTCCGGTGGGGCTGGCGCTTGGGGCTCTTCACCTACACCTACGTGTAAGGAAATCCCTGGAATACCAATTCGTGGTATTAATCACAAATCTCACCTTTTTGCAGTGGCCTGGTCACAACAATATCCACCTACAGAGGAAAATCTTCAATCTTAGAATACGCCCTAGCAGGAGCTGGAGCTGGGGCATTTTATAAGATGAATCGGGGATTACGAGGCATGGCAGCTGGTGGAATATTCGGATGTGCATTTGGTACCGTCGGTGGGATTCTCTCGTTAACCATCCTCCGTGCCACGGGTATGTCAATGGAGGAGGTACGCTACTGGCAGTACAAATGGAAAGTCGACCGGCAGAATACCATCAAAGCCAGATTACCCTCAACTCCCAACGCAGAGGAGGATCCCATTCTAAAGGCACACGATGCAGGACttggagagaagaaaatctctctgGATGTACTTGATACAACGGAAGCAACGGCTGCTTCTCAGAAAACTACAAAGTGATGTAAAAATCTTTAGCTAAAAATtagatattaaaaataaaacttttaaattacatCTTGAggtttttaattcttttgatttttttttcaaattctgtTAAATTCACGTGAATGGGATCCGGGCTCCGCTTGTCTGGGAATGGAGTTGTTTTCAGGTCGCTTGGGGTAATCTCattgtaaaaagaaatgatggcaataatttccaaaattaccCAAATAAATGAATTCTAGGAAAGGCATTGCGCAGAGGTTCTAGAGATACGCTAAAATTTTCCCAGGAAACGTTTACAAAGATCGTAAAGATGAATCTATTTAATCGTTGGATCTCAAAGAGATCTTGATGACCATAAAAATAGCTTGATTCCTGATTgatcttgaattttattctatgaagaatttatttgtagattttttaatataaaataaaaaaaataggatttcaacctcaataaaaaatttaagttcaaagaaaaattattatttttcctaatgatattttttgcatttcttctttaattctcAAATTCATTATTCTTAATCGattcttctaatttttgaattaaaattattgaaataaggAAGACAGAAAAGACTTGCTTGTGCGAGATTTAAAAAAGCTCAAGCAATTTATTCCCCATGgagataaaaaattgatctAAACAAATGTTTGAGCTGAAAGTTTTCTAATAAAACTTtcctaaaatgaaaatttaattaattaattggttgtaaatgtaaaatacctgacaatgagataccacTGTCATAGtcaggtactacgattcagacttatgggggtgagtccgtccgtacgaccccatggcccacgagtaactgagccaaccgtactacggtggttgggagagagagtcaccttaagacgcccgccaaccccacacacataagccaatctgtcctataccatgacagttagtaccagcggtactacattcggccattcctgacttttgtgacgtcctcggcacaagctaggaaaagcaagacagattgaccgaattttcccgtgatcttcgaccagtatacttcgcaatgaatgcgataacaactgcgGTCCTTTGTATAGAGTACAAGTCTGTATTAGACAACAACTCTTTGCACAAACTGAAGATCATATCAAAATGTTCCAGTGGAACCTCTTCCGaccagtatacttcgcaaagaatgcgataacaactggGTTCATGTGTTCTAGAGTGCAAGCCCGGCACAGTGGACAACAACTCTATAGACAACTGGAAGAATATATCAAATTGTTCCTAATGGAACCGTACTTGGTAGTCCAAGTACACAAGGGTTCTGTTTGATTTAGTACGCCAGTGCACAtgacacaaaatcatcacaccCATGAACCTACAGGAGGTTCTCTCAACACAGCTTCCGCCATGTTACTTGTTTCTCATGGAACATATGTCTAGACTTAGCTTACCCAGTTCCAGGAACCGTAAGCTCGTTCCATAGAGACAGTGTCTCCGAGAAACCATTCGTCGTATGACTAACTATCAAGAACCTTGGATTGATGTTAACCAATACGACATTTCAGATTTTCAACGTAACAGGCCCACCATGCAAGCATGATGCCTCTCCGCGAAAACCTCGTCATGCTTTATCTACACCAGTATCATTTACTCACAGACTCATGAATCTCTATATCATCTAGTCAACGAAGACTCATGAATGTTGTCTTTAGTATTAACTGGTTACATGACCTGAATGTCTTGTCTAGCTTACAATGCGTCCATTGATCGCCCAGACCTACATTCCAATTCATCCATTCTACCATATCTATTGAGACATAAGGTTGGTTCTATGGATGCTTGAAGAGCCAGTTTATCACAGTATTTCTACTGATCACATAAACAGAGTGAATCGCTCTTCCATGTGCACAAGCACCTTTCTCTTCTCCTGATACCTCTATGCGAAACAAGAATCTCAGAGGACTTCCTTTCACCCAGGTATCTAATGCTTCAGTAAACCTgatcagaagagaaacgctaCTTCAACACACTACGTCTTGTCAGTGTCCTATACTGCAAGCTATACTTCTACGCTTCAGTAAATAACGATTTGTACCAATACCAGTACCTTTCTTTTACCATGATACCTCACCAGGGAAAGAGCGATAACCTCGAAGAACTTCCTTCCGCTCAGGTATCATCAGATGCCTCGGTAGGCATTGCACAAAAGAGAGACTACCTATGCTATAACGCCACTAGTCCGTTTCACTAGATTCAAGCCCTAACTATGCTTCAGTGAAACCTCTCTCTCTTCCCTACAATTTACTGAAGAATCTTTCTTGGACATCGACAACCTTGATTCCATCCTCTTTGATCTCTATTCGAACCACCATAATATTCCTTTCATCTCGGTTTTTTACTAAGATCCCTCAATAATCCTAACCCGAGATGTACGAATTCCCAAGAAAAGACCACAAAAAAACGAGTTGCCCTAATTCTTCATTAATCTTCTTGAAAGATTCTTCCCCcctttttttcaagaagagTCCCTGTtggtcttttcttttttttttattccttttttttcttcaattctctGAAAGGAAACCTTCAATTAATGGTCAAAATTTTTTGTTACGTTGCATTTCAAGGAATTCAACCAATTCTTctattctttgaaattttcattaaaattcatttttttttcgaatttcatGAAGATTTCAACACATTGATTCCTTATAATTCCTTTGCAACTCACaacctcttttcttttttattaaatcggGTTCCATCTAAAGATGAGTTCCCGCACAAACTACAGCTGAAACATTACAATATCACACATTATAATacaaggaataaaaaaaaaaccataattTATTCCATTGACAGCTGTAAAGGAATCTTCCATTTAACATTCTCTTAAACTTAATATGCTACagataaacataaaattcatcaagagAATAACATAACAGAGGGATGAAAAGCGCTTTTCTGGgggaaacaattaaaaattttcaatgattatttttatatggAGAATACCACTCTCCAACACATTGAAAATACTTGCGATTTTCCTTCTTATACTTCTCATGCATTGCTGCATACGCTCCTTTTCGCCGCACCATACGCGTGTCAGGGCCGCCGCACGGTGCTTcgttggtgtgtgtgtgtgtgtcgctTCGTCACGATTCCTGATGTACACCGTGGAGTTCTCACCACTCTCCGCGCACACACATGCCGCATCGTCCTCGGCGTGCGAGACTCGCTGCATCGCCGAGAGCTTcgttggtgtgtgtgtgtgtgtgctctCTCTCTCCGCGACGATCATGCTGAGTCGATCTCCGTCGCTGCTGCACACACACATTCTTACGCGCCCGCTCCCTCTCATGCACACGCGACACTTTTTTGCGTCTTAAACGTCCTCAAATGacgcattttctttattttgcgACACTTTTCCTCTGCGAAAACGTTTTTCGCATCGAAGGAAACCACGACGCAACGTCCCCATGCCCCGGAAAAGCCCCAcgaaggacttttttttcctcaattccGCGACGAACACGTCACGACATGTCAAAATGGCATGTATTTTCTCGcgatttttcacactttttcGACGCGTTTTCACACAAAACGGCACTTTTCCCGACAAGAAAACTATGAATGGCACTCACAGGTGCCCCAACGCGGTTTGTCCACGCCACGAAAGTCCCAAAACGATGGACTTTTTCCGCGAATTCCACCACGTGACGTCAAAGAGACGCCATGGAATTTTTCACTCGCGAATTCGCACAAATCACGCACTTTTCCACTTCCGCGAACAAGTTTTGGGCTTATTCCACTtctgaattgtaaaatacctgacaatgagataccacTGTCATAGtcaggtactacgattcagacttatgggggtgagtccgtccgtacgaccccatggcccacgagtaactgagccaaccgtactacggtggttgggagagagagtcaccttaagacgcccgccaaccccacacacataagccaatctgtcctataccatgacagttagtaccagcggtactacataaaattcaattaatatcaaaaatactttctttttaaaccaATTTATAGtccaaaacattttcctgaagCTCTGATTAaccaattttgaaataattaaaattgaaaaaaatgcaaattctttGAGGAAGATatccttttattaaaatgctcatcctaaaaaaacctttttatatCTACTGGAAAACATAATCATCGAGGTACgatattttcttgaagaagCACGGTTGACCATCTGTACCGAAGCAAGTAACATctaaaaataagttaaaagaagaaaagaattgttgTTAAGCCgcataagaattttatgagatattttgcatttaaataatttaccgCAGGCAGTTATTCCAACGATGACTCCATTGCAGACGAGGGGAGCACCATCCTCTGGACGACACTCATTGGGTCCA from Lutzomyia longipalpis isolate SR_M1_2022 chromosome 1, ASM2433408v1 encodes:
- the LOC129786221 gene encoding TBC1 domain family member 7, whose protein sequence is MTTDERNFRSVYYEKVGCRGVGETNKLENLLKEKLVDQGKLKQFCIRFAVPVRHRSLLWCSLLNIHPMYTNNLQYVMIQRKAVYTDLLRALKIMKLIDEAKMPKSRILYAMWLLETKRLPLGCNISTSEHNFIAISETLLQLFDNEVEIYWMAKKIYQITEDIEKDLPKLTTLTNSLLEKNNQDLYRHMETNNLLQKLPLNRWYVTCFAGVLNESALARVWDKIIGGSYQILAFVLFKMLSKVDRCIFKCKDIDALLECIDKLNAKNEKELSDVIVSKSIEMWQSSEFFYKSS
- the LOC129786222 gene encoding RPII140-upstream gene protein; its protein translation is MLKSSAKHLPLMAFLPMIFEKHDDVSKDIKTARDYDSRLVSEETGKERLKKMFTINSEDGVSPELTSMNQAGLIGMFVGACYGGFLHSRKAYVDFMERNLATSFASHLDAKKKLQHAVTMSFGKGAFRWGWRLGLFTYTYVGLVTTISTYRGKSSILEYALAGAGAGAFYKMNRGLRGMAAGGIFGCAFGTVGGILSLTILRATGMSMEEVRYWQYKWKVDRQNTIKARLPSTPNAEEDPILKAHDAGLGEKKISLDVLDTTEATAASQKTTK